Proteins from a single region of Oryza brachyantha chromosome 6, ObraRS2, whole genome shotgun sequence:
- the LOC102704621 gene encoding protein RGF1 INDUCIBLE TRANSCRIPTION FACTOR 1 isoform X1 yields MVMVSMDSPGGGGGGAMAQQQQQSEEDLGPPWLRPLLQTSFFVACGAHPDLSKNECNLFCLGCTGDALCAYCVPAHRDHHVVQIRRSSYHNVIRVSEVGKLIDISHVQTYVINSAKIVFLNGRPQARPGKGVTNTCEICCRSLPDSFRFCSLGCKLGGMRWDPSLTFAIRPKRSQDSGDGSGSDYESFSPKKPRKAGYELGRFDRGVRWSDDEGSKSNTAPITPTTPPINRCRPSRRKGIPHRAPFYG; encoded by the exons aTG GTGATGGTGAGCATGGATagcccgggcggcggcggcggcggcgcgatggcgcagcagcagcagcagtcggAGGAGGACCTCGGGCCGCCGTGGCTGCGGCCGCTGCTGCAGACGAGCTTCTTCGTGGCGTGCGGCGCGCACCCGGACCTGAGCAAGAACGAGTGCAACCTCTTCTGCCTCGGCTGCACCGGCGACGCCCTCTGCGCCTACTGCGTCCCGGCCCACCGCGACCACCACGTCGTGCAG ATACGGAGGTCGTCGTACCACAACGTGATCAGGGTATCGGAGGTGGGGAAGCTGATCGACATCTCGCACGTGCAGACGTACGTGATCAACAGCGCCAAGATCGTGTTCCTCAACGGCCGGCCGCAGGCCAGGCCCGGCAAGGGCGTCACCAACACCTGCGAGATCTGCTGCCGCAGCCTCCCGGACTCCTTCCGCTTCTGCTCCCTCGGCTGCAAA CTGGGAGGAATGCGGTGGGACCCGAGCCTGACATTCGCCATCCGGCCGAAGCGCAGCCAGGactccggcgacggctccggctccgACTACGAGTCCTTCAGCCCCAAGAAGCCGAGGAAGGCCGGCTACGAGCTCGGCCGGTTCGACCGGGGCGTCCGGTGGTCCGACGACGAGGGCAGCAAGTCCAACACGGCGCCGATCACGCCGACCACGCCGCCGATCAACCGGTGCCGGCCGTCGAGGAGGAAGGGCATCCCCCACCGTGCACCCTTCTACGGTTAG
- the LOC102704621 gene encoding uncharacterized protein LOC102704621 isoform X3, translating to MVMVSMDSPGGGGGGAMAQQQQQSEEDLGPPWLRPLLQTSFFVACGAHPDLSKNECNLFCLGCTGDALCAYCVPAHRDHHVVQTYVINSAKIVFLNGRPQARPGKGVTNTCEICCRSLPDSFRFCSLGCKLGGMRWDPSLTFAIRPKRSQDSGDGSGSDYESFSPKKPRKAGYELGRFDRGVRWSDDEGSKSNTAPITPTTPPINRCRPSRRKGIPHRAPFYG from the exons aTG GTGATGGTGAGCATGGATagcccgggcggcggcggcggcggcgcgatggcgcagcagcagcagcagtcggAGGAGGACCTCGGGCCGCCGTGGCTGCGGCCGCTGCTGCAGACGAGCTTCTTCGTGGCGTGCGGCGCGCACCCGGACCTGAGCAAGAACGAGTGCAACCTCTTCTGCCTCGGCTGCACCGGCGACGCCCTCTGCGCCTACTGCGTCCCGGCCCACCGCGACCACCACGTCGTGCAG ACGTACGTGATCAACAGCGCCAAGATCGTGTTCCTCAACGGCCGGCCGCAGGCCAGGCCCGGCAAGGGCGTCACCAACACCTGCGAGATCTGCTGCCGCAGCCTCCCGGACTCCTTCCGCTTCTGCTCCCTCGGCTGCAAA CTGGGAGGAATGCGGTGGGACCCGAGCCTGACATTCGCCATCCGGCCGAAGCGCAGCCAGGactccggcgacggctccggctccgACTACGAGTCCTTCAGCCCCAAGAAGCCGAGGAAGGCCGGCTACGAGCTCGGCCGGTTCGACCGGGGCGTCCGGTGGTCCGACGACGAGGGCAGCAAGTCCAACACGGCGCCGATCACGCCGACCACGCCGCCGATCAACCGGTGCCGGCCGTCGAGGAGGAAGGGCATCCCCCACCGTGCACCCTTCTACGGTTAG
- the LOC102704621 gene encoding protein RGF1 INDUCIBLE TRANSCRIPTION FACTOR 1 isoform X2, whose product MVSMDSPGGGGGGAMAQQQQQSEEDLGPPWLRPLLQTSFFVACGAHPDLSKNECNLFCLGCTGDALCAYCVPAHRDHHVVQIRRSSYHNVIRVSEVGKLIDISHVQTYVINSAKIVFLNGRPQARPGKGVTNTCEICCRSLPDSFRFCSLGCKLGGMRWDPSLTFAIRPKRSQDSGDGSGSDYESFSPKKPRKAGYELGRFDRGVRWSDDEGSKSNTAPITPTTPPINRCRPSRRKGIPHRAPFYG is encoded by the exons ATGGTGAGCATGGATagcccgggcggcggcggcggcggcgcgatggcgcagcagcagcagcagtcggAGGAGGACCTCGGGCCGCCGTGGCTGCGGCCGCTGCTGCAGACGAGCTTCTTCGTGGCGTGCGGCGCGCACCCGGACCTGAGCAAGAACGAGTGCAACCTCTTCTGCCTCGGCTGCACCGGCGACGCCCTCTGCGCCTACTGCGTCCCGGCCCACCGCGACCACCACGTCGTGCAG ATACGGAGGTCGTCGTACCACAACGTGATCAGGGTATCGGAGGTGGGGAAGCTGATCGACATCTCGCACGTGCAGACGTACGTGATCAACAGCGCCAAGATCGTGTTCCTCAACGGCCGGCCGCAGGCCAGGCCCGGCAAGGGCGTCACCAACACCTGCGAGATCTGCTGCCGCAGCCTCCCGGACTCCTTCCGCTTCTGCTCCCTCGGCTGCAAA CTGGGAGGAATGCGGTGGGACCCGAGCCTGACATTCGCCATCCGGCCGAAGCGCAGCCAGGactccggcgacggctccggctccgACTACGAGTCCTTCAGCCCCAAGAAGCCGAGGAAGGCCGGCTACGAGCTCGGCCGGTTCGACCGGGGCGTCCGGTGGTCCGACGACGAGGGCAGCAAGTCCAACACGGCGCCGATCACGCCGACCACGCCGCCGATCAACCGGTGCCGGCCGTCGAGGAGGAAGGGCATCCCCCACCGTGCACCCTTCTACGGTTAG